The Sinorhizobium fredii genome contains the following window.
GTCAGCGCCTGGCTGAGATCTGTCATGTTGTTGGCGGAACGGAACGCGCTCACGGCCTTCTCCGGCTGATCGTCCCCATAGACGAGATAGGAGAGGGCGGCGTTGCGCAGCGCCCGCCGGCCGGCGCTCGCTGCGTCGGGCCGGAACGGGCCGGAAAGTGCCATCTCGCCGAGCAATCGCGTGAAAATCTCGTTGCCGGATGCGGCGACGGCGGAAAGGATCGCCTGGCGACCCTCCTGGATAGCGTCCGGATCGTTGTCGCGGCCGATCTCCCGGGCGATGTCGGCTTCGCTCGGCAGCGACAGGACCTGTGCGCGGAATGCCGGCTCCAGCCCTTCGTCACCCGCCGCGGCCAGCAGCCCGCCGATGAGGGCGGTATCGGAGGCGATCGGCTGGCCGTTTCGCGCCTGCGCCGCTGCTTTGGCCAGATTGTCGAGCGCCATGGCATTCAGCGCCTGCCACCGGGCGAAGAGGTCGACCTCGTGGCGTGCGATGAGGGCGCGGTCCTTCGCGCTCTGCTCGATGTGCAGGTTTACCGGCGCAGAGAAGCCGCGATTGAAGGACGGCACGGGCCGGGTCGGAATGCCGGCGAAGACGACGGTCTGCTTGCGCTCCGTCAGATGCAAGACGTCGCCAGTGACATCGGCGCCGGAGACGGCTGCAGGCTTAGCCTCGCTGCCGTCTTCAAGCAGGAGCCCAACGCGAAGTGGGATATGCATCGGCTTCTTGGCGCTTTGACCCGGTGTCGCAGGCACCGCCTGTTCGAGCGACAGGGTGTAGATCTGCTTCGCCGCGTCATAGGAACCGGAGGCGGTGATCAGCGGCGTTCCCGCCTGATGATACCAGAGCGAAAACTGGGTGAGATCGCGCCCGCCCGCGGCCTCGAAGCAGGCGATGAAGTCCTCGATCGTCACTGCCTGGCCGTCATGGCGGTCGAAATAGAGGTCCATGCCCTTCTTGAAGAGGTCGCGTCCGAGAAGGGTCGCAATCATGCGCGTGACCTCGGAGCCCTTCTCATAGACGGTCGTCGTGTAGAAATTGTTGATCTCGCGATATTGCGTCGGGCGCACCGGATGGGCGAGCGGGCCGGCATCCTCGGGAAACTGTTCGGACTTCAGGTGTCGCACCTCGGCAATGCGCTTGACGGCGCGCGAGCGCATGTCGGCCGAAAACTCGTGATCGCGATAGACCGTCAGCCCTTCCTTCAGGCAGAGCTGAAACCAGTCGCGGCAGGTAATGCGGTTGCCCGTCCAGTTGTGAAAATATTCGTGGGCGATGATCGCCTCGATATTGGCGTAGTCCGTGTCGGTCGCCGTTTCCGGATCGGCGAGGACGTATTTGTCGTTGAAGACGTTGAGCCCCTTGTTCTCCATGGCGCCCATGTTGAAGTCGGAGACGGCGACGATCATGAAGATGTCGAGGTCGTACTCGCGGCCGAAGACCTCCTCGTCCCATTTCATCGAGCGCTTGAGGGCGTCCATCGCGTAAGCCGCGCGCGGCTCCTTGCCGTGCTCGACATAAATCATCAACGCCACTTCGCGGCCGGATGCCGTCGTGAACTTGTCCTCGACCACGCCGAGATCGCCGGCGACGAGCGCGAAGAGATAGCTCGGCTTCGGATGCGGATCGAACCAGGCGGCGAAGTGACGTCCGTCACCCAGGTCGGCGCCGCCGAGATAGTTGCCGTTCGAAAGGAGAAGGGGGGCGGTCGTCTTGTCGGCGATGATGTTGACCGTATAGACGGCGAGCACGTCGGGCCGGTCGGGGAAATAGGTGATGCGGCGGAAGCCTTCCGCCTCGCACTGCGTGCAGTAGACGTTGTTGGTGCGGTAAAGACCCATCAGCTTCGTGTTCGTCTCCGGAGACAAGAGCGTCGTCACGGTGATTTCGAAGGGGGCGGTCTCGGGCAGGCCGCGGATCGTCAGCGTGTCGCCGGCCACATCGTAGAGCGTCGCCGGGACTTCTTCCTGGTCGAGCAACAGGCCGGTCATGGTCAGTTCGTCGCCGTCGAGGACCAGCGGGGCGGAAGCGTCGACGCCTTCGCGTCGGTGGAAGATGAGCCGCGCCTCTACCTTCGTCTCCTTGGGGTCAAGTTCGAAGGTCAGGTCCACTCTTTCGAGAACGAAGTCGGTCGGCCGGTAGTCTTCCAGATGAATGATCTGGCCAGTATTTGTCCGCATGGTCAGTCCCGCTTGCGCCTTCCGTTCCTAAGTTAGAGGGCGCCTGTGATGGTGAAAAGGCCAAGAGGCGAGATTTTGTGCTTGCAATGCCGTCGACCGCACTTCGGAAGCAAACACGTTTGATTCCCCGCCCCGATCGCAGGTTTAACGAAACGGCACTAACAAGAACTAAATCCCACAAGATTTTTTCGCGTTCGCTAAAGCATAGGACGAAGCAGTGCGGGAGCGCGAAAGCCATCACGAAAATGCCGCGCCCATCAAGAAAATTGATCCAACATGCCGCGCCGTGCAGCTAGAGTGGTGCCATCCTCCCGCGGTCTGCGCCGTGTCCGTCCTTCCCGCCCGGTCCGCCGGATGACATCTCGAAACGCCCTCATGGATGCCGATATTCACAACCCCATGAAGGGGATTCTGCTCAAGGTCCTGTCCGTCATCGTCTTCGTTTGCATGGCGACCTGCATCAAGGCGGCCGGCAGCGGGATCGCCACCGGCCAGATCACCTTCTATAGATCCGCCTTCGCCATGGTGCCGATTCTCGGCTTTCTGGCCTGCCGCGGCCAGTTGCGCGACGCCTTCCGGACCAACAATGTCGCGGGGCATGTGGTGCGCGGCTTCGTCGGCATTCTGTCGATGAGTTGCGGTTTCTACGGCCTCGTGCACCTGCCGCTCCCCGAGGCGATCGCGATCGGCTACGCGATGCCGCTCTTGGCGGTTGCCTTCGCCGCTCTCTTTCTCGGCGAAATCGTCCGGCTCTATCGCTGGTCCGCGGTGGTTATCGGCCTCGTCGGCGTGCTGATCATCACTTGGCCGAGCGTGACTTTGTTCGACGAAGGAGGATTCGGCTCGTCCAAGGCGCTGGGCGCCGTCGCCGTGCTGCTTTCGGCGACACTCGGCGCGGTCGCGATGGTGCTTGTGCGCCGGCTCGTGCAGACGGAGCGCACCCATACGATCGTGCTCTACTTCTCGCTTTCCGCCGCGGTGTTTTCCCTGGCAACGCTTCCCTTCGGCTGGTCGGCGATATCCTGGACATCCTTCCTGCTCCTGATGCTCGCCGGTTTCTGCGGCGGCGTCGCCCAGATTCTGTTGACGGAGAGCTATCGCCACGCCGACATGTCGACGATCGCCCCCTTCGAATATACCTCGATCGTGCTCGGCATCGTCATCGGCTATTTCCTCTTCGGCGACGTACCGACGGCAACCATGCTGCTCGGCACCGCGATCGTCGTCGGCGCCGGCATCTTCATCATCTTCCGCGAGCACCGGCTGGGGCTCGAGCGAAAGGGGGCGCGCAAACACGTTACGCCGCAGGGCTGAACGGAGCCATTGCTCCTGCCGCTACGATACGAGGCGCCGACGGTCGTCGCTGGAAGGCGATCTTGGAAAGGTTTGGAGGTCACCGCTCTGTCGATTGTTACCGAGACGGCGCGGTCTCAGTTGGGCAGCAACGGGCTCACCGCCACACGGTGCGCGCGGCGGCTGTCCCTG
Protein-coding sequences here:
- a CDS encoding DMT family transporter produces the protein MDADIHNPMKGILLKVLSVIVFVCMATCIKAAGSGIATGQITFYRSAFAMVPILGFLACRGQLRDAFRTNNVAGHVVRGFVGILSMSCGFYGLVHLPLPEAIAIGYAMPLLAVAFAALFLGEIVRLYRWSAVVIGLVGVLIITWPSVTLFDEGGFGSSKALGAVAVLLSATLGAVAMVLVRRLVQTERTHTIVLYFSLSAAVFSLATLPFGWSAISWTSFLLLMLAGFCGGVAQILLTESYRHADMSTIAPFEYTSIVLGIVIGYFLFGDVPTATMLLGTAIVVGAGIFIIFREHRLGLERKGARKHVTPQG
- the pepN gene encoding aminopeptidase N; translated protein: MRTNTGQIIHLEDYRPTDFVLERVDLTFELDPKETKVEARLIFHRREGVDASAPLVLDGDELTMTGLLLDQEEVPATLYDVAGDTLTIRGLPETAPFEITVTTLLSPETNTKLMGLYRTNNVYCTQCEAEGFRRITYFPDRPDVLAVYTVNIIADKTTAPLLLSNGNYLGGADLGDGRHFAAWFDPHPKPSYLFALVAGDLGVVEDKFTTASGREVALMIYVEHGKEPRAAYAMDALKRSMKWDEEVFGREYDLDIFMIVAVSDFNMGAMENKGLNVFNDKYVLADPETATDTDYANIEAIIAHEYFHNWTGNRITCRDWFQLCLKEGLTVYRDHEFSADMRSRAVKRIAEVRHLKSEQFPEDAGPLAHPVRPTQYREINNFYTTTVYEKGSEVTRMIATLLGRDLFKKGMDLYFDRHDGQAVTIEDFIACFEAAGGRDLTQFSLWYHQAGTPLITASGSYDAAKQIYTLSLEQAVPATPGQSAKKPMHIPLRVGLLLEDGSEAKPAAVSGADVTGDVLHLTERKQTVVFAGIPTRPVPSFNRGFSAPVNLHIEQSAKDRALIARHEVDLFARWQALNAMALDNLAKAAAQARNGQPIASDTALIGGLLAAAGDEGLEPAFRAQVLSLPSEADIAREIGRDNDPDAIQEGRQAILSAVAASGNEIFTRLLGEMALSGPFRPDAASAGRRALRNAALSYLVYGDDQPEKAVSAFRSANNMTDLSQALTLLAHRFPDAQETLDALTTFKNRFANNALVIDKWFAIQATIPGASTLERVKALMSDPHFTPSNPNRVRSLIGTFAFSNPTGFNRADGEGYRFLARQILDIDPRNPQLAARILTSMRSWRSLEQVRAKHAEEALKEIAGASNLSVDVSDIVDRMLSDGSVA